Proteins encoded within one genomic window of Lemur catta isolate mLemCat1 chromosome 23, mLemCat1.pri, whole genome shotgun sequence:
- the LOC123626970 gene encoding alpha-1,6-mannosyl-glycoprotein 4-beta-N-acetylglucosaminyltransferase-like translates to MQQRSPLLQHAKYKVLAGAPPQQKKLLTVGISSVQHPRGSYLLDTLQSVFEASSEPEQKSIVVLVHLSDPDPEWLRQTAANISRLFAPRIDARKLLVIHGLLGGSPLPGNLSDANHASPCEALYSRQKVDYALLMNFASSLSDYFLLMEDHVRCSPKFVSSIYWALSAWEELPWVILEFSSLHISGKVFHTSDLSRLTSFFLLFLKDIPAHLLLSNFSFLLGQTVPISLAPNLFHSWGYNFTSKDTCYQKEGEEEENLGKPNNPPASFFTNMMSTGSTIPEYAYFMNESYFQTKYLIPGHKYTVVFDQPHNVSHIKFLTGVGKQRIYYLQHGQVELGYEPMLENNVCARYSLLGPLVKGKFYQKVYYEEGFVEAVKCVRLLVTAPHDYTVWIRNISIWIKSGKG, encoded by the exons ATGCAGCAAAGGTCCCCTTTACTCCAACATGCCAAGTACAAAGTCCTGGCTGGAGCCCCTCCCCAGCAAAAGA aaCTGCTCACGGTGGGGATTTCCTCAGTGCAGCATCCTCGTGGGAGCTACCTCTTGGACACCCTGCAGTCCGTGTTTGAAGCGTCCTCGGAACCTGAGCAGAAGTCTATCGTGGTGCTGGTCCACCTGTCAGATCCTGACCCTGAGTGGCTCCGCCAAACAGCTGCCAACATTTCCAGGCTCTTTGCACCACGCATTGATGCCAGGAAGCTGCTGGTGATCCACGGCCTTCTCGGTGGCTCTCCTCTCCCAGGAAATCTCAGTGACGCTAATCACGCCTCACCCTGTGAAGCACTTTATTCCAGGCAGAAAGTAGACTATGCCCTCCTCATGAACTTCGCTAGCAGCCTCTCTGATTACTTTCTGTTGATGGAAGATCATGTACGCTGCAGCCCCAAATTTGTTTCCTCCATCTACTGGGCATTATCAGCCTGGGAGGAACTACCTTGGGTGATCCTGGAGTTCTCCAGCCTGCACATCTCAGGGAAAGTTTTCCACACTAGTGATCTCTCCCGCCTgacctctttcttcctcctcttccttaaGGACATTCCTGCTCACTTGCTTCTATCAAATTTTAGTTTCCTCTTGGGCCAGACAGTTCCCATTAGCCTTGCTCCAAATCTCTTTCACTCTTGGGGCTATAATTTTACTTCCAAGGACACATGTTACCAAAAGGAAGGCGAAGAGGAAGAGAATCTTGGTAAACCCAACAACCCTCCTGCCTCTTTCTTTACAAACATGATGTCGACAGGCTCTACTATCCCAGAATATGCTTATTTCATGAATGAGAGTTACTTCCAGACTAAGTATCTCATACCAGGCCACAAATACACTGTGGTTTTTGATCAGCCTCACAACGTATCCCACATAAAGTTTCTGACAGGCGTGGGTAAGCAGAGGATATATTACCTGCAACACGGGCAGGTGGAACTCGGCTATGAGCCTATGTTGGAGAATAATGTCTGTGCCCGCTATAGCCTGCTGGGACCTCTGGTAAAGGGGAAATTCTATCAGAAGGTATATTATGAAGAAGGCTTTGTGGAGGCAGTGAAATGTGTAAGACTGCTGGTGACAGCCCCTCATGATTACACAGTATGGATTAGAAATATCAGCATCTGGATTAAGTCTGGGAAAGGGTAG